One part of the Humulus lupulus chromosome 9, drHumLupu1.1, whole genome shotgun sequence genome encodes these proteins:
- the LOC133802326 gene encoding small ribosomal subunit protein uS8z/uS8w, with translation MVRISVLNDALKSMYNAEKRGKRQVMIRPSSKVIIKFLIVMQKHGYIGEFEYVDDHRSGKIVVELNGRLNKCGVISPRFDIGVKEIEGWTARLLPSRQFGYIVLTTSAGIMDHEEARRKNVGGKVLGFFY, from the exons ATGGTTCGAATCAGCGTGTTAAATGATGCTCTCAAGAGCATGTATAATGCTGAGAAGAGGGGAAAGAGGCAGGTGATGATTCGACCTTCCTCTAAAGTCATCATCAAGTTTCTTATTGTCATGCAGAAGCATG GTTATATCGGTGAGTTTGAGTATGTGGATGATCACAGATCTGGAAAAATTGTTGTTGAGTTGAATGGAAGGCTCAACAAATGTGGGGTTATTAGTCCCCGTTTTGATATCGGCGTGAAAGAAATTGAAGGCTGGACTGCAAGACTGCTCCCATCTAGACAG TTTGGATACATTGTCTTGACTACATCTGCGGGGATCATGGATCACGAGGAAGCTCGCAGAAAGAACGTAGGAGGCAAGGTCTTGGGTTTCTTTTActag